The Sphingomonas sinipercae genome contains a region encoding:
- the cysQ gene encoding 3'(2'),5'-bisphosphate nucleotidase CysQ codes for MDHPQLLEDIAIAAREAGEAILGIVRRGYAVEHKSDSSPVTEADRAAEQIILAALAKAAPGIPVIAEEEVAVGRIPAHGDTFFLVDPLDGTKEFVRGGDDYTVNIGLIVGGAPVLGAVFAPATGKLHAGAVGHGAWLEERSLRTPISTRAAAANLTAVASKSHFNQPTADYLCAVGECDYVAIGSSLKFCIVAEGKADIYPRLSPTSEWDTAAGHAVLLAAGGRVDGPDGGPLRYGKPAFLNRGFVATGGWEALGVSPFLQPFSGGGDLPQGV; via the coding sequence TTGGACCACCCGCAGCTCCTCGAAGATATCGCCATTGCCGCGCGTGAGGCCGGCGAGGCGATTTTGGGGATCGTGCGCCGCGGCTATGCGGTCGAGCACAAGAGCGACAGCTCGCCGGTCACCGAAGCCGACCGCGCCGCCGAGCAGATCATCCTCGCCGCATTGGCGAAGGCCGCGCCCGGCATCCCGGTCATCGCCGAAGAGGAAGTGGCCGTCGGCCGGATCCCCGCGCACGGCGATACCTTTTTCCTGGTCGACCCGCTGGACGGCACCAAGGAGTTCGTTCGCGGCGGCGACGATTACACGGTCAATATCGGGCTCATCGTCGGCGGTGCGCCCGTGCTCGGCGCGGTATTCGCACCCGCGACCGGCAAGTTGCACGCCGGGGCGGTGGGGCACGGCGCCTGGCTTGAAGAGCGCAGCCTTCGGACCCCAATTTCGACCCGCGCCGCGGCGGCGAACCTGACCGCCGTCGCCTCAAAGTCCCATTTCAACCAGCCGACCGCCGATTACCTCTGCGCGGTCGGCGAGTGCGACTATGTGGCGATCGGCTCCAGCCTCAAATTCTGCATCGTCGCGGAAGGAAAGGCGGACATTTACCCGCGCCTGTCGCCGACCAGCGAGTGGGACACAGCGGCCGGTCACGCGGTGCTGCTGGCGGCGGGCGGCCGGGTCGACGGCCCCGACGGCGGGCCGCTGCGCTACGGGAAGCCGGCCTTCCTGAACCGCGGTTTCGTCGC
- a CDS encoding DUF2846 domain-containing protein produces the protein MKLLTSAFVVLTMMSTAYAAAETTPIQTKSGTIGAAPAGMGQVVFFRTSAMGALLGCTVREGTEEIARLGVGKYYVVPTAPGMHVYNTKSLESRDQLRLEVEEGETYFVKCSISMGFMSGKAKLAPADLSQFAKSAAGLNLWNNPKNAVNAATSAGAAK, from the coding sequence ATGAAGTTGCTGACATCCGCATTTGTGGTTTTGACCATGATGTCCACCGCATATGCCGCTGCGGAAACCACTCCAATCCAGACAAAGTCGGGAACGATCGGCGCGGCGCCCGCTGGAATGGGCCAAGTAGTTTTCTTTCGCACCAGCGCGATGGGCGCTCTGTTGGGTTGCACCGTTCGTGAAGGCACCGAGGAAATCGCACGGCTCGGCGTCGGCAAGTATTACGTTGTCCCAACAGCACCCGGAATGCACGTTTACAACACCAAAAGCCTTGAATCGCGTGACCAGCTGCGGCTCGAAGTCGAAGAAGGCGAAACCTACTTTGTGAAATGCTCGATCTCGATGGGTTTCATGTCCGGCAAGGCCAAGCTCGCGCCGGCGGACTTGAGCCAGTTTGCGAAAAGCGCTGCGGGTTTGAACCTGTGGAACAACCCGAAGAATGCCGTGAATGCTGCAACATCCGCGGGCGCTGCGAAGTAA
- a CDS encoding carboxyl transferase domain-containing protein encodes MSAPRLDTKVSVDSDEFHARAAHNRALAERLRGDVAKAALGGSEKHRERHVSRGKLLPRDRVERLLDPGSPFLEIGQLAACDMYEGEVPGAGMIAGIGRVSGKQAMIVCNDATVKGGTYYPLTVKKHLRAQEIAQENRLPCIYLVDSGGANLPHQAEVFPDRDHFGRIFYNQAQMSAAGIAQIACVMGSCTAGGAYVPAMSDESVIVKSQGTIFLGGPPLVKAATGEVISAEDLGGGDLHARKSGVVDHLAENDEHALTIVRDIVSTLQGGPGAGIEVREPRPPVFDPEELYGIIPEDVRAPYDVHEIIARIVDGSEFHEFKPLYGTTLVCGFAHIWGMPVAILANNGILFSESAVKGAHFIELAAQRRTPLLFLQNISGFMVGGKYEAEGIAKHGAKLVTAVATAQVPKITVLIGGSFGAGNYGMSGRAYSPRFLFTWPNSRISVMGGEQAASVLATVHRDADTWTPEQAEAFKQPIRDDYEAQGNPWHATARLWDDGIIDPAQTRDVLGLAFAACLNAPIPEHPQFGVFRM; translated from the coding sequence ATGAGCGCCCCTCGTCTCGATACCAAGGTCAGCGTCGACAGCGACGAATTTCATGCGCGCGCCGCGCATAATCGGGCGCTCGCGGAGCGGCTTCGCGGCGATGTGGCGAAGGCCGCGCTGGGCGGGTCTGAAAAGCATCGCGAGCGGCACGTTTCGCGCGGCAAGCTGCTTCCGCGCGACCGCGTCGAGCGGCTGCTCGATCCCGGTTCGCCGTTCCTGGAGATCGGCCAGCTCGCCGCCTGCGACATGTATGAAGGCGAGGTGCCCGGCGCCGGGATGATCGCCGGTATCGGGCGCGTCTCGGGCAAGCAGGCGATGATCGTGTGCAACGACGCCACGGTGAAGGGCGGGACATACTACCCGCTGACGGTCAAGAAGCACCTTCGCGCGCAGGAAATCGCGCAGGAAAACCGGCTGCCGTGCATCTATCTGGTGGACAGCGGCGGCGCCAACCTGCCGCACCAGGCGGAGGTCTTCCCCGACCGCGATCACTTCGGCCGCATTTTCTACAATCAGGCGCAGATGAGCGCCGCGGGCATCGCCCAGATCGCCTGCGTGATGGGCAGTTGCACCGCGGGCGGCGCCTACGTCCCGGCGATGAGCGACGAGAGCGTGATCGTGAAAAGCCAAGGGACCATCTTCCTCGGCGGTCCGCCGCTGGTGAAGGCCGCGACCGGCGAAGTGATCAGCGCCGAGGATCTTGGCGGCGGCGACCTGCACGCGCGCAAGTCGGGCGTCGTCGATCACCTGGCCGAGAATGACGAGCATGCGCTGACCATCGTCCGCGATATCGTCAGCACGCTGCAAGGCGGGCCGGGCGCCGGGATCGAAGTGCGCGAACCGCGCCCGCCCGTCTTCGACCCGGAGGAGCTGTACGGTATCATTCCGGAAGACGTGCGCGCGCCCTATGACGTGCATGAGATCATCGCCCGCATCGTCGACGGCAGCGAATTTCACGAGTTCAAGCCGCTCTACGGCACGACCCTCGTCTGCGGGTTCGCGCACATCTGGGGGATGCCGGTCGCGATCCTGGCCAACAACGGCATCCTGTTCAGCGAGAGCGCGGTCAAGGGCGCGCATTTCATCGAGCTTGCGGCGCAGCGCCGGACGCCGTTGCTGTTCCTCCAGAACATCAGCGGCTTCATGGTCGGCGGCAAGTATGAAGCCGAAGGGATCGCAAAACACGGCGCCAAGCTGGTCACGGCGGTTGCGACGGCGCAGGTGCCGAAGATCACGGTGCTGATTGGCGGCAGTTTCGGCGCCGGCAATTACGGCATGTCCGGCCGCGCTTATTCCCCGCGCTTCCTGTTCACCTGGCCCAACAGCCGCATCAGCGTGATGGGCGGCGAGCAGGCCGCGTCGGTCCTCGCTACCGTCCACCGCGACGCCGACACGTGGACTCCGGAACAGGCCGAAGCCTTCAAGCAGCCGATCCGCGACGATTACGAAGCGCAAGGCAATCCCTGGCACGCGACCGCGCGGCTGTGGGACGACGGTATCATCGATCCCGCCCAGACGCGCGACGTCCTCGGCCTAGCCTTCGCCGCCTGCCTCAACGCGCCGATTCCCGAGCACCCGCAGTTCGGCGTGTTCCGGATGTGA
- a CDS encoding acetyl/propionyl/methylcrotonyl-CoA carboxylase subunit alpha, which yields MITSLLIANRGEIACRIIRTARDLGIRTVAVYSDADAKALHVRMADEAVLIGPSPARESYLVGERIIAAAKESGAEAIHPGYGFLSENADFAQAVIDAGLVWVGPKPDSIRAMGLKDAAKTLMADAGVPVTPGYLGDDQSPERLQREADAIGYPVLIKAVAGGGGKGMRKVDRAEDFIDSLESCKREAASSFGNDVVLLEKWIESPRHIEVQVFGDSHGNVVHLFERDCSLQRRHQKVIEEAPAPGMDGATREAVCGAAVRAAQAVNYEGAGTIEFIADGSEGLRADRIWFMEMNTRLQVEHPVTEEITGQDLVEWQLRVASGEPLPLGQDELSIDGHAIEARLYAEDPANGFLPSVGKLEVCDLAEGLARIETGVEAGDAISPYYDPMIAKLVTAGADREEAMLSLAAALHGVRVWPVKTNTAFLLACLNDPDFQAGTVTTGMIAERGEKLTQAPALNDDDWKLAGLQLFAPFYQAGEDAVADPWSSNFGFRLNASDRTVIAIQHAGETRALMLEDCVDASGFSMPIDGGALVFRNAQPFLFTLPRQRASGAAAASGAIVAPMPGKVTAVEASQGEKVVKGQRLLTLEAMKMEHGLVAPFDGVVAELNAQAGAQVGDGTVLARIEPKESE from the coding sequence GTGATCACCTCCCTCCTCATCGCCAATCGCGGCGAGATTGCGTGCCGGATCATTCGGACGGCGCGCGACCTTGGGATCCGCACGGTCGCGGTCTATTCCGACGCGGATGCCAAGGCGCTGCATGTGCGCATGGCGGACGAGGCGGTGCTCATCGGGCCGTCGCCGGCGCGGGAGAGCTATCTGGTCGGCGAGAGGATCATCGCGGCGGCCAAAGAGAGCGGGGCCGAGGCGATCCACCCGGGTTACGGCTTCCTCAGCGAGAATGCCGACTTCGCGCAGGCGGTGATCGATGCCGGCCTGGTCTGGGTCGGGCCGAAGCCGGACAGCATCCGCGCGATGGGCCTGAAGGATGCGGCCAAGACGTTGATGGCCGATGCCGGGGTGCCGGTAACCCCGGGCTATCTCGGTGACGACCAGTCGCCTGAGCGGCTGCAGCGCGAGGCCGATGCAATCGGCTACCCAGTGCTGATCAAGGCCGTTGCCGGCGGCGGCGGCAAGGGGATGCGCAAGGTCGACCGGGCCGAGGATTTCATCGACTCGCTCGAAAGCTGCAAGCGCGAGGCGGCGAGCTCGTTCGGCAACGATGTCGTGCTGCTCGAAAAATGGATCGAAAGCCCGCGCCACATCGAAGTGCAGGTGTTCGGCGACAGCCATGGGAACGTCGTTCACCTGTTCGAGCGCGACTGCTCGCTGCAACGCCGCCATCAGAAGGTGATCGAGGAAGCGCCCGCGCCGGGCATGGACGGAGCCACGCGCGAAGCCGTGTGCGGCGCCGCCGTCCGGGCCGCGCAGGCCGTCAACTACGAAGGCGCGGGCACCATCGAGTTCATCGCCGACGGGTCGGAAGGCCTGCGCGCCGACCGCATCTGGTTCATGGAAATGAACACGCGGCTGCAGGTCGAGCATCCCGTGACGGAAGAGATCACGGGGCAGGACCTGGTCGAATGGCAACTGCGCGTTGCGTCGGGCGAGCCGCTACCGTTGGGGCAGGACGAATTGTCGATCGACGGCCACGCCATCGAAGCGCGGCTGTACGCGGAAGATCCGGCAAACGGCTTCCTGCCCAGCGTCGGCAAGCTGGAGGTCTGCGACCTGGCGGAGGGGCTGGCGAGGATCGAAACCGGTGTCGAGGCCGGCGATGCCATCAGCCCCTATTACGACCCGATGATCGCCAAGCTGGTGACGGCCGGCGCCGACCGCGAGGAAGCGATGCTGTCGCTTGCCGCCGCCTTGCATGGCGTGCGCGTGTGGCCGGTCAAGACCAATACCGCCTTCTTGCTGGCGTGCCTCAACGACCCGGACTTCCAGGCCGGGACGGTGACGACCGGGATGATCGCGGAGCGTGGGGAAAAGCTTACGCAAGCGCCGGCGCTTAACGACGACGACTGGAAACTCGCGGGGCTGCAGCTGTTCGCCCCATTCTATCAGGCGGGCGAGGACGCGGTTGCCGATCCCTGGTCCAGCAACTTCGGTTTCCGCCTCAACGCGTCCGATCGGACGGTGATTGCGATCCAGCACGCCGGTGAGACTCGCGCGCTGATGCTGGAGGATTGCGTCGACGCCTCCGGCTTTTCGATGCCGATCGACGGTGGGGCGCTGGTGTTCAGGAACGCGCAGCCGTTCCTTTTCACCCTCCCACGGCAGAGGGCGAGCGGCGCGGCCGCGGCGAGCGGCGCGATCGTGGCGCCGATGCCGGGCAAGGTGACGGCGGTCGAAGCCTCCCAAGGCGAAAAGGTTGTCAAAGGACAACGCTTGCTGACCCTTGAAGCCATGAAGATGGAGCATGGCCTCGTCGCGCCGTTCGACGGCGTCGTGGCGGAATTGAACGCGCAGGCTGGCGCGCAGGTCGGCGACGGCACCGTCCTCGCCCGCATCGAACCCAAGGAGAGCGAATGA
- a CDS encoding SDR family NAD(P)-dependent oxidoreductase codes for MNIEGIAAVVTGGASGLGEATARELARRGAKVAIFDRNAELGEKVATEIGGTFCEVDVTSEESVAAGFEKARAAHGQERVLVNCAGVATAAKTVARDKETKAPRLYPVQMFETTIAINLVGSFRCIAHSAFGMVGLDPLEDGERGVIINTASVAAQDGQIGQVAYSASKGGVLAMALPIARDLMGDGVRVNTILPGVFKTPMVAMMPQNVQDALGQQVPFPKRLGQADEYAKLAAFIVETPYLNAEDIRLDGGIRMAPR; via the coding sequence ATGAACATCGAGGGAATAGCCGCGGTCGTCACTGGCGGCGCATCGGGTCTGGGCGAAGCAACGGCGCGGGAGCTGGCTCGGCGCGGGGCCAAGGTCGCTATCTTCGACCGCAATGCGGAGCTGGGCGAAAAGGTCGCGACCGAGATCGGCGGCACCTTTTGCGAAGTCGACGTGACGTCGGAGGAGAGCGTCGCGGCGGGCTTCGAAAAGGCTCGCGCGGCCCACGGGCAGGAGCGGGTGCTGGTCAATTGTGCAGGTGTCGCCACTGCCGCCAAGACCGTCGCCCGCGACAAGGAAACGAAGGCGCCGCGCCTCTATCCGGTGCAGATGTTCGAAACGACGATCGCCATCAACCTGGTCGGCAGCTTCCGCTGCATCGCCCATTCGGCGTTCGGCATGGTCGGGCTCGATCCGCTTGAGGATGGTGAACGCGGCGTCATCATCAATACCGCGTCGGTCGCCGCGCAGGACGGGCAGATCGGCCAGGTCGCTTACTCGGCGTCCAAGGGCGGGGTGCTTGCGATGGCGCTGCCGATCGCCCGCGACCTGATGGGCGACGGCGTGCGCGTGAACACCATCCTTCCGGGCGTGTTCAAGACGCCGATGGTCGCGATGATGCCCCAGAACGTGCAGGACGCGCTCGGCCAGCAAGTGCCGTTCCCCAAGCGGCTCGGCCAGGCCGACGAATATGCCAAGCTCGCCGCCTTCATCGTGGAAACGCCTTACTTGAACGCCGAGGACATCCGCCTCGACGGCGGCATCCGGATGGCGCCCCGCTAG